The following are from one region of the Entelurus aequoreus isolate RoL-2023_Sb linkage group LG17, RoL_Eaeq_v1.1, whole genome shotgun sequence genome:
- the enkd1 gene encoding enkurin domain-containing protein 1: MCEGRSSICGPIPPDPSLFPQYYNRPASAQDLREGIRGGTLALLSGPLAPDPVLHPDCYNARTSAGHPRISPNASHIQERGQRGVMRELLKLDIFPTTEISKPKERKSDFRKENVRRLRDIQRRCKELEAERARSTPVKALWTSPKYQNVPSKFMTNLQVSSPTVKPQCQDFLRSHSNNKCQPLPRPRSASSVNLHRSKSCSPIGEDNLQLQVRGQSIDFIKYNAKAAGKTMQRSQSLINLQDKPVPSAVIGQVPHYLEERKKQWREEEERRRKNAVNPSIPPGHTLMADRERQDALKSLKESHRTLVTELLLLPLKADNLGVRTRRAHLDRKLSEIEEAIKIFSRDKVYVKINS, from the exons CTCAAGATCTCCGGGAGGGAATCAGAGGCGGCACGTTAGCCCTACTCTCAGGACCCCTGGCTCCGGATCCTGTTCTGCACCCTGACTGCTACAACGCTCGTACCTCAGCAGGTCACCCACGTATCAGCCCCAATGCCTCCCACATCCAGGAACGAGGTCAGAGAGGCGTCATGAGGGAGCTACTTAAACTAGACATATTTCCCACAACAGAGATTTCTAAACCAA AAGAACGAAAGAGTGACTTTCGCAAGGAGAATGTCCGTCGTCTTCGGGATATCCAGAGACGTTGTAAAGAACTGGAAGCTGAGAGAGCCCGTTCAACTCCAGTCAAAGCTCTCTGGACTTCACCCAAATACCAGAATGTTCCATCCAAGTTCATGACAAACCTACAG GTTTCCAGTCCGACTGTCAAACCGCAGTGTCAGGACTTCCTAAGGAGTCATTCTAACAATAAATGCCAGCCCCTGCCCAGACCACGCTCAGCGTCCTCTGTCAACTTGCATCGCTCCAAGTCTTGCTCACCTATAGGAGAGGACAATTTGCAA TTACAGGTTAGAGGTCAGAGCATAGACTTCATCAAGTACAATGCCAAAGCTGCGGGAAAGACCATGCAAAGATCTCAGTCGCTGATAAACCTTCAAGACAAACCAGTGCCCAGCGCTGTCATAGGCCAGGTGCCTCATTA CTTAGAGGAGAGGAAGAAGCAGTGGCGTGAAGAGGAGGAGCGGAGGAGGAAGAACGCAGTAAATCCTTCCATTCCACCTGGTCACACCTTAATGGCTGACCGCGAGAGGCAGGACGCTCTAAAGTCTCTCAAAGAGA GCCACCGCACCCTAGTGACAGAGCTGCTACTGCTGCCTCTCAAAGCTGACAATCTGGGCGTCCGCACACGTCGGGCTCATCTTGATAGGAAACTTTCTGAGATCGAAGAGGCCATTAAAATATTTTCCAGAGATAAGGTTTATGTCAAAATAAATTCCTAA